Proteins encoded together in one Bactrocera neohumeralis isolate Rockhampton chromosome 4, APGP_CSIRO_Bneo_wtdbg2-racon-allhic-juicebox.fasta_v2, whole genome shotgun sequence window:
- the LOC126755090 gene encoding glutaminase liver isoform, mitochondrial isoform X3, whose product MEIQSSAVENYSFGGVGFKEQDTLDLSAIEEEAYAKSDSESDAGIMIVIDKVDDDGVESIIDILPTTNETCAEVEAKNQLEKRVEEAKELQETTQIIEEIIEGVALNHRRGTIIRTISAIISLQKRFLSMRPHREQEQRNAEDVLFDMFYNEETGLISMGKFLAALKTTGIRRSDPRIRELMENLKKVHKLSNYETGSSAETQNLNRETFKAVVAQNIVLIAKAFRQQFIIPDFVSFVKDVEDIYWKCKTNADGAVANYIPQLARYSSDSWGVSICTIDGQRYSIGDVDIPFTLQSCSKPLTYAIALEKLGPKVVHSYVGQEPSGRNFNELVLDHNNKPHNPMINAGAILTCSLLQALIKPDMTAAEKFDYTLQWFKRLSGGENIGFNNAVFLSEREAADRNYALGFYMRENKCYPKRTNLKEVMDFYFQCCSMETTCEAMSVIAATLANGGICPTTEEKVLRPEVVRDVLSIMHSCGTYDYSGQFAFKVGLPAKSGVSGGMMLVIPNVMGIFTWSPPLDKLGNSVRGVQFCEELVSAFNFHRYDNLKHASDKKDPRKHRYETKGLSIVNLLFSAASGDVTALRRHRLSGMDITLADYDGRTALHLAASEGHLDCVKFLLEHCQVPHNPKDRWGNLPVDEAENFGHHAIVDYLKEWAEKAEAADAHTPEAVIKNTEADEEIITSNQSISSEYDRSATASPIPSDTGSSSGIDDNTKPGF is encoded by the exons atggaGATACAAAGCAGTGCAGTTGAGAATTATAGCTTTGGTGGTGTTGGTTTTAAGGAGCAGGATACGTTGGATTTGAGCGCAATTGAAGAGGAAGCTTATGCGAAGAGTGATAGTGAGAGTGATGCGGGAATTATGATTGTGATTGATAAAGTGGATGATGATGGCGTAGAGTCGATAATCGACATTTTACCAACAACTAATGAAACATGCGCTGAGGTTGAAGCGAAAAATCAGTTGGAGAAAAGAGTGGAAGAAGCAAAAGAACTGCAAGAGACCACGCAAATTATCGAGGAAATCATCGAAGGCGTGGCGCTTAATCATAGGCGTGGCACCATTATACGCACCATATCGGCAATTATAAG CCTACAGAAGCGCTTCTTATCGATGCGACC TCATCGGGAGCAGGAGCAACGCAACGCCGAAGATGTGCTTTTCGATATGTTCTACAATGAGGAGACTGGACTTATATCGATGGGTAAATTTTTGGCCGCCCTCAAGACGACCGGCATTAGGCGCAGCGATCCACGCATACGCGAACTGATGGAGAATTTGAAGAAGGTGCATAAATTGTCGAATTATGAGACTGGCTCGTCGGCGGAAACGCAAAACTTGAATCGTGAAACATTTAAAGC CGTTGTGGCACAGAACATCGTCTTGATCGCCAAGGCTTTCCGTCAACAATTCATCATACCCGATTTTGTGAGCTTCGTTAAGGATGTCGAGGATATCTATTGGAAATGTAAGACGAATGCCGATGGCGCCGTCGCCAACTACATACCGCAATTGGCGCGCTACAGTTCCGATTCGTGGGGCGTTAGCATCTGTACGATCGACGGCCAACGCTACTCCATTGGCGATGTAGATATACCGTTCACTTTGCAGAGTTGCAG CAAACCGTTGACGTACGCCATCGCCTTGGAGAAGCTGGGACCGAAGGTGGTGCATTCGTATGTGGGCCAAGAGCCAAGTGGCCGCAATTTCAACGAATTGGTGTTGGATCATAACA aCAAGCCACACAATCCTATGATCAATGCGGGCGCCATTCTAACCTGTTCACTGCTGCAGGCTTTGATCAAACCCGATATGACGGCAGCTGAGAAATTCGATTACACACTGCAGTGGTTTAAACGCCTGTCGGGCGGGGAGAATATCGGCTTTAATAATGCCGTGTTCCTGTCGGAACGCGAGGCAGCCGATCGTAATTATGCTTTGGGCTTTTATATGCGTGAGAATAAATGCTATCCGAAGCGCACGAATCTCAAAGAGGTCATGGACTTCTACTTCCAG TGCTGCTCCATGGAGACCACCTGCGAGGCCATGTCTGTGATTGCCGCGACACTAGCTAATGGTGGCATTTGTCCCACCACCGAAGAGAAAGTATTGCGTCCCGAAGTCGTACGCGATGTACTCTCCATAATGCATTCGTGCGGCACCTATGACTACTCCGGTCAGTTCGCCTTCAAAGTTGGCCTACCAGCCAAATCGGGTGTCTCCGGTGGCATGATGTTGGTCATACCAAATGTAATGGGCATATTCACATGGTCACCACCGCTCGACAAATTGGGCAATAGTGTGCGTGGTGTACAATTCTGTGAAGAATTGGTGAGCGCCTTCAATTTCCATCGCTATGATAATCTCAAACATGCATCGGACAAGAAAGATCCACGTAAACATCGTTACGAGACCAAAGGACTGTCAATTGTGAATTTGCTCTTCTCAGCGGCCAGCGGTGATGTGACGGCATTGAGACGTCATCGACTCTCCGGCATGGATATCACATTGGCTGATTATGATGGTCGAACGGCGCTACATTTAGCCGCCTCCGAAGGTCATTTGGACtgtgtgaaatttttattggaGCACTGTCAAGTGCCACATAATCCAAAGGATCGTTGGGGTAATTTACCGGTTGATGAAGCGGAAAATTTCGGACATCATGCCATTGTGGACTATCTGAAAGAGTGGGCAGAGAAGGCTGAAGCGGCCGATGCTCACACACCTGAAGCGGTTATTAAAAATACCGAAGCGGATGAG GAAATAATTACTTCCAATCAGAGCATTAGCTCCGAATACGATCGCAGCGCCACTGCTAGTCCCATACCGTCGGATACAGGCAGCAGCAGCGGTATCGATGATAATACCAAACCTGGTTTCTAA
- the LOC126755090 gene encoding glutaminase liver isoform, mitochondrial isoform X4 codes for MEIQSSAVENYSFGGVGFKEQDTLDLSAIEEEAYAKSDSESDAGIMIVIDKVDDDGVESIIDILPTTNETCAEVEAKNQLEKRVEEAKELQETTQIIEEIIEGVALNHRRGTIIRTISAIISHREQEQRNAEDVLFDMFYNEETGLISMGKFLAALKTTGIRRSDPRIRELMENLKKVHKLSNYETGSSAETQNLNRETFKAVVAQNIVLIAKAFRQQFIIPDFVSFVKDVEDIYWKCKTNADGAVANYIPQLARYSSDSWGVSICTIDGQRYSIGDVDIPFTLQSCSKPLTYAIALEKLGPKVVHSYVGQEPSGRNFNELVLDHNNKPHNPMINAGAILTCSLLQALIKPDMTAAEKFDYTLQWFKRLSGGENIGFNNAVFLSEREAADRNYALGFYMRENKCYPKRTNLKEVMDFYFQCCSMETTCEAMSVIAATLANGGICPTTEEKVLRPEVVRDVLSIMHSCGTYDYSGQFAFKVGLPAKSGVSGGMMLVIPNVMGIFTWSPPLDKLGNSVRGVQFCEELVSAFNFHRYDNLKHASDKKDPRKHRYETKGLSIVNLLFSAASGDVTALRRHRLSGMDITLADYDGRTALHLAASEGHLDCVKFLLEHCQVPHNPKDRWGNLPVDEAENFGHHAIVDYLKEWAEKAEAADAHTPEAVIKNTEADEEIITSNQSISSEYDRSATASPIPSDTGSSSGIDDNTKPGF; via the exons atggaGATACAAAGCAGTGCAGTTGAGAATTATAGCTTTGGTGGTGTTGGTTTTAAGGAGCAGGATACGTTGGATTTGAGCGCAATTGAAGAGGAAGCTTATGCGAAGAGTGATAGTGAGAGTGATGCGGGAATTATGATTGTGATTGATAAAGTGGATGATGATGGCGTAGAGTCGATAATCGACATTTTACCAACAACTAATGAAACATGCGCTGAGGTTGAAGCGAAAAATCAGTTGGAGAAAAGAGTGGAAGAAGCAAAAGAACTGCAAGAGACCACGCAAATTATCGAGGAAATCATCGAAGGCGTGGCGCTTAATCATAGGCGTGGCACCATTATACGCACCATATCGGCAATTATAAG TCATCGGGAGCAGGAGCAACGCAACGCCGAAGATGTGCTTTTCGATATGTTCTACAATGAGGAGACTGGACTTATATCGATGGGTAAATTTTTGGCCGCCCTCAAGACGACCGGCATTAGGCGCAGCGATCCACGCATACGCGAACTGATGGAGAATTTGAAGAAGGTGCATAAATTGTCGAATTATGAGACTGGCTCGTCGGCGGAAACGCAAAACTTGAATCGTGAAACATTTAAAGC CGTTGTGGCACAGAACATCGTCTTGATCGCCAAGGCTTTCCGTCAACAATTCATCATACCCGATTTTGTGAGCTTCGTTAAGGATGTCGAGGATATCTATTGGAAATGTAAGACGAATGCCGATGGCGCCGTCGCCAACTACATACCGCAATTGGCGCGCTACAGTTCCGATTCGTGGGGCGTTAGCATCTGTACGATCGACGGCCAACGCTACTCCATTGGCGATGTAGATATACCGTTCACTTTGCAGAGTTGCAG CAAACCGTTGACGTACGCCATCGCCTTGGAGAAGCTGGGACCGAAGGTGGTGCATTCGTATGTGGGCCAAGAGCCAAGTGGCCGCAATTTCAACGAATTGGTGTTGGATCATAACA aCAAGCCACACAATCCTATGATCAATGCGGGCGCCATTCTAACCTGTTCACTGCTGCAGGCTTTGATCAAACCCGATATGACGGCAGCTGAGAAATTCGATTACACACTGCAGTGGTTTAAACGCCTGTCGGGCGGGGAGAATATCGGCTTTAATAATGCCGTGTTCCTGTCGGAACGCGAGGCAGCCGATCGTAATTATGCTTTGGGCTTTTATATGCGTGAGAATAAATGCTATCCGAAGCGCACGAATCTCAAAGAGGTCATGGACTTCTACTTCCAG TGCTGCTCCATGGAGACCACCTGCGAGGCCATGTCTGTGATTGCCGCGACACTAGCTAATGGTGGCATTTGTCCCACCACCGAAGAGAAAGTATTGCGTCCCGAAGTCGTACGCGATGTACTCTCCATAATGCATTCGTGCGGCACCTATGACTACTCCGGTCAGTTCGCCTTCAAAGTTGGCCTACCAGCCAAATCGGGTGTCTCCGGTGGCATGATGTTGGTCATACCAAATGTAATGGGCATATTCACATGGTCACCACCGCTCGACAAATTGGGCAATAGTGTGCGTGGTGTACAATTCTGTGAAGAATTGGTGAGCGCCTTCAATTTCCATCGCTATGATAATCTCAAACATGCATCGGACAAGAAAGATCCACGTAAACATCGTTACGAGACCAAAGGACTGTCAATTGTGAATTTGCTCTTCTCAGCGGCCAGCGGTGATGTGACGGCATTGAGACGTCATCGACTCTCCGGCATGGATATCACATTGGCTGATTATGATGGTCGAACGGCGCTACATTTAGCCGCCTCCGAAGGTCATTTGGACtgtgtgaaatttttattggaGCACTGTCAAGTGCCACATAATCCAAAGGATCGTTGGGGTAATTTACCGGTTGATGAAGCGGAAAATTTCGGACATCATGCCATTGTGGACTATCTGAAAGAGTGGGCAGAGAAGGCTGAAGCGGCCGATGCTCACACACCTGAAGCGGTTATTAAAAATACCGAAGCGGATGAG GAAATAATTACTTCCAATCAGAGCATTAGCTCCGAATACGATCGCAGCGCCACTGCTAGTCCCATACCGTCGGATACAGGCAGCAGCAGCGGTATCGATGATAATACCAAACCTGGTTTCTAA